GGGAGATGGTGCTCGGGCCGCTGAACCCCGCCGAGGTCGGCACGATGCTCGGCCTCGAGCCGGCGGCGGCGTTCGACGCCACGCTGGTCACCGGTGGCCTGCCGCTGGTCTGTGCCGCCTGGCGGCCGGGGGCCGACCTCTGGGAGTTCCTCGCCGCCGAGCTGGCCAACCCGGTGTCGCCGCTGCTGGTCTCGGCGGAGCGGTCGTTGGCGGCGGAGTTCCCCGAGCAGGCGACGGCCGGGGATGTTCTCCGCGCCATCGGCAGTGGCGAGCGGACGTTCACCAACATTGCCCGGGCGGCCGGCAACATCGCGCACACCACGCTGACCCGGGCCGCCGAGATCCTGGTCCGCAAGCGCATCGTCGCCGCCGAGACCCCGGTCGCGACCACCCCGTCCAAGGAGCGGCGCTACCGGGTCACCGATCCTTACCTGCGGTTCTGGCTGACGTTCGTGCGGCCCTACCTGCCGGAGATCGAGCGGCTCCGTGGCGACCTGGTGCTGCAGCGGGTGCGGACCGGCTGGACCGCCTGGCGTGGCCGGGCCATCGAGCCGCTGCTGCGCGACTCCCTGGCCCGGCTGCTCCCCGACGACCGGTTGCCGTCAGCGCCGGTGATCGGGTCCTACTGGACCAGGTCGAACAACGTGGAGATCGACGTGGTCGGCGCGGATCGCGCGCCGGTGGCCCGCGAGTTGCTCTTCATGGGATCTGTCAAGTGGCTGGAGCGGTCGCCGTTCGACGAGCACGACCTGCTCGCCCTCCAGCGGCACCGCGCCGCGGTGACCGACGACCCGATCCCGCTGCTCGCGATCAGCCGCAGCGGCGTGCAGGCCACCGGTTTGCATGCGACTTACGGCCCGGCCGAGTTGCTGACCGCTTGGAGCCGCTGACCACTCGCGGTCCGCTTCCTTGTCGATCCGCCGTTTTCCGGTACGACTGGCAGCCCCGTGGCAGTCGGCTCGCGAGGACCGGCCCCCGCACGACCGCGGCGCGGCTCGTGCGGGTCCGCTGATCCGTGAGGTCCGCCCGGGTGTTGATCAGCCCTGACCACCCGCGGGCCCGCACGACACGCGTGGCGGTCCGCCAGTGGCCGCGGCCTGGCGAGCCGACTGCCACGGGGCTACCAGTCGTACCGGAAAATGGCGGATCGGAAGGGAAGCGGACCGTGAGCGGTCAGGCGGGTCAGGTGAGTTCGGCGGCCCGGGACTCGAAGATGGCCCGCTCGCGAGCGTTCCGCGTGATGGCGGCCGCGGCCCGGAACTCCGCCCGGGCCTCCGCGGCGCGGCCGAGCCTCGCCAGCAGGTCGCCGCGGACGGCCGGGAGCAACGCGTAGTTCGGCATCTCCAGCGTGTCGGTCAGGGCGAGCCCGCGGGCCGGGCCGTAGGCGTGCCCCACCGCCACCGCCCGGTTCAACTCCACCACCGGCGACGGCGCCACGTAGGCCAGCACCTCGTACAGCGCCGCGATCCGCTCCCAGTCGGTGTCCTCCGGCCGGAGCGCCTTGGCATGGCAGGCCGCGATCGACGCCTGCAGCACATACGGCCCGAAGGTGCCCTCGGCCCGGGCCAGCGCGGCCAGCCCGCGCCGGATCAGCAGCCGGTCCCAGCGTCGCCGGTCCTGATCCTGCAACAGCACCGGCGACCCGTCCGCGGTGGTCCGGGCCGCTGTCCGGGAGGCCTGGAGCTCCATCAGCGCGACCAGGCCGTGCACCTCGGGCTCCGTCGGTGCGAGGCCGGCCAGGACCCGCCCGAGGCGCAGTGCCTCCATGCAGAGCGCCGGCCGCATCCAGTCGTCGCCGGTGGTCGCCGCGTACCCCTCGTTGAAGATCAGGTAGATGACCTCGAGAACCGAGGCCAGCCGTTCCGCCGCCTCGGCCGGTGGCGGCAGCTCGAACGGCACCCGGTTCTCGGCCAGCGTCCGTTTGGCCCGGGTGATCCGCTTGCCGACGGTCGGTTCGGGCACCAGGTAGGCCCGCGCGATCTCCTCGGTGGTGAGCCCGCCCAGCAGCCGCAGGGTGAGCGCCACCCGCGACTCGGTGGAGAGGGCCGGATGGCAGGTGGTGAAGATCAACCGCAGGAGGTCGTCACCGACGTAGTCGTCCATCTCCGCGGCGAGGTCGGGATCGGCCGCCTGCGGTGTCGTCCGGCCGATCTCGGCGAGTTTCTCCTGATACCGCCCCTGCCGGCGGAGCAGGTCGATGGC
Above is a genomic segment from Actinoplanes ianthinogenes containing:
- a CDS encoding ATP-binding protein — translated: MVAFVGRDRELGILDALLTEVRSAGRDAKPGQCLLIRGRRRIGKSSLVEAFVDRAGVPAVFFTAAGASEAIELEAFTEAVADSVLPDREIFAEARPGNWSAALRQLAGVLPDDQPSVVVIDEVPYLMEKVDAFEGILQRAWDRELSRKPVLLVLVGSDLSMMEALGSYGRPFHQRGREMVLGPLNPAEVGTMLGLEPAAAFDATLVTGGLPLVCAAWRPGADLWEFLAAELANPVSPLLVSAERSLAAEFPEQATAGDVLRAIGSGERTFTNIARAAGNIAHTTLTRAAEILVRKRIVAAETPVATTPSKERRYRVTDPYLRFWLTFVRPYLPEIERLRGDLVLQRVRTGWTAWRGRAIEPLLRDSLARLLPDDRLPSAPVIGSYWTRSNNVEIDVVGADRAPVARELLFMGSVKWLERSPFDEHDLLALQRHRAAVTDDPIPLLAISRSGVQATGLHATYGPAELLTAWSR
- a CDS encoding RNA polymerase sigma factor, with the protein product MAVIDPRSVVETVWRMESARIVAALARIVRDVGLAEELAQDTVVIALERWPADGVPEHPASWLMATAKHRAIDLLRRQGRYQEKLAEIGRTTPQAADPDLAAEMDDYVGDDLLRLIFTTCHPALSTESRVALTLRLLGGLTTEEIARAYLVPEPTVGKRITRAKRTLAENRVPFELPPPAEAAERLASVLEVIYLIFNEGYAATTGDDWMRPALCMEALRLGRVLAGLAPTEPEVHGLVALMELQASRTAARTTADGSPVLLQDQDRRRWDRLLIRRGLAALARAEGTFGPYVLQASIAACHAKALRPEDTDWERIAALYEVLAYVAPSPVVELNRAVAVGHAYGPARGLALTDTLEMPNYALLPAVRGDLLARLGRAAEARAEFRAAAAITRNARERAIFESRAAELT